Proteins encoded in a region of the Marmota flaviventris isolate mMarFla1 chromosome 3, mMarFla1.hap1, whole genome shotgun sequence genome:
- the LOC139705127 gene encoding basic proline-rich protein-like, giving the protein MVGREGGLARSGLQAGPSRCGGLLPPTLPTVLPGTYPQGSPGPGRRLREDRGGRGGGRGLRSGLDRAAGRQAVRGRGRSAREGAPTPHPPRRRLAQLPGGGRRRPGPSPPGGQRGRRIVSGGRRRPPRPPPPAGTPAAAPARPPTRSAPQPLPGFAPSSPAGGRSPAGPTSPLRALPPPRRPPEPGVCTRMRTGLFPRTCASAAEAGVEGPRAPVRAPRSASPSCRLKRGSRALPGRPPGPGSGPRTPRAPGARRTAPGSWGGGGKRACASGRGPRRRPGCEPPPEGRAPRRGLAVNPSRARHLTAPAPAGPPRHPRGSPAGLPATRSPPPRGRGRVCLSNTGSVRR; this is encoded by the exons ATGGTGGGACGTGAAGG GGGCCTGGCCAGGAGCGGGCTGCAGGCAGGGCCATCGCGATGCGGCGGGctccttccccccaccctccccaccgtGCTGCCAGGCACGTACCCACAGGGCTCCCCGGGCCCCGGGCGTCGGCTCCGGGAAGACCGCGGCGGCCGAGGCGGCGGGCGTGGGCTGCGCTCCGGCCTGGACCGGGCGGCGGGTCGCCAGGCCGTCCGCGGCCGGGGCCGGTCAGCGCGGGAGGGGGCGCCGACCCCCCACCCGCCCCGCCGGCGGCTCGCGCAGCTCCCGGGAGGCGGGCGCCGGCGGCCCGGGCCCTCTCCGCCGGGAGGCCAGCGCGGGCGGCGCATTGTCTCGGGCGGGCGCCGCAGACCCCCACGCCCGCCGCCGCCCGCAGGGACACCGGCCGCcgcccccgcccgcccgcccaCCCGCTCTGCGCCCCAGCCCCTCCCGGGCTTTGCGCCGTCCTCGCCCGCGGGCGGCCGCAGCCCCGCCGGCCCTACCTCGCCGCTCCGCGCTCTCCCTCCACCCCGACGCCCACCCGAGCCGGGGGTCTGCACGCGCATGCGCACAGGCCTCTTCCCGCGCACCTGTGCGAGCGCGGCGGAGGCGGGGGTGGAGGGCCCTCGGGCACCTGTGCGAGCGCCGCGGTCCGCGAGTCCTTCCTGCCGCCTGAAGCGCGGCTCCCGGGCTCTGCCAGGCCGGCCTCCCGGGCCGGGCAGCGGGCCGCGCACCCCGCGTGCGCCGGGCGCTCGGAGAACCGCGCCGGGGAGCTGGGGCGGGGGCGGCAAGCGCGCGTGCGCCTCGGGCCGGGGTCCGCGGAGGCGCCCGGGCTGCGAGCCGCCTCCCGAGGGCCGCGCGCCGCGCCGGGGCCTCGCGGTTAACCCTTCCCGGGCTCGGCACCTGACAGCCCCGGCTCCCGCGGGGCCGCCCCGCCACCCCCGCGGGTCCCCAGCAGGTCTGCCCGCCACCCGGTCACCGCCACCGCGAGGCAGGGGTCGAGTGTGCCTTTCCAACACGGGCAGCGTGCGTCGCTGA